The Sesamum indicum cultivar Zhongzhi No. 13 linkage group LG9, S_indicum_v1.0, whole genome shotgun sequence genome segment TGGGGTTAGGTGATATTGCAATAATTAAAAgtcactaaataataatattattaatttaattaataatatttttgttgcaaTTAGTAGAAAAGATACAAAATACCAGGGGCAAATTAGGTATCCACAAAGTAACAAAGACGTGCGCCTCACAAATTGGGGAGTGGGGACAGCACATCTCTCTGTTTCCCGGAGTTCGGCTCACATCAAGCACCTTTTTCGTGTGTGGATCACGTTCCACATAAGTTCAACCAACGGGAAAGCCCCACGTAGAAACTCTCTTAAGCTGATATACGTGGCGAGAGGGAATTGGTCGATACGTGGGCGAAGGGGTACAGCAGTTGCACAGGGGATCAACTGACCTTGAGGAGGTGAATTAAATAGGGGGGGAGGAAGTTTCGAGGTGGTTGCCTTGAGGCGAAGAAAATGGGACAGCCGCAACGGCGACGTTTCGGGATACAAAGCATATTCTCTCTTCAATGCATTGCTTCTCTTTTGCtctttccattttcatttttttactCATTGGGCTTCGTGCAGTTAggattgttttttattttaattatttatatttttatattctatttcttctagcaaaaattttattttatatatatttatactaaaataaaaagaaaagtccaTCTACTTTCACAAACGACATTTAATGACACCGCTGCaccaattatttataaagtcaaaaataatattcatgaTAAGATAAccaacttattcaacttttcaaattacattaattgataaattatcattattattatttctttctttacattaatgtaatgtattgatttataatttactcttatttataatatattttaaattgtatgattatttattgtatgcaCGTAAGAACAACGTGCCACAATagttaatatgaaaaagaaataaatattttcactcACAAATGGTGGTTTATGATACCACTATACTACTTTGTTTGTTGTATCAAAAACACTCTTAAGTtagtttccttttcttttctttctttttattttttgtaatattatgtgTTAGTTTATATActttacttttattcataatatattttaaaatatgaaatattattcattatgtGCAAGCAGGAACAACGTATCAGACGTCTAGTATTAGTTATATTGAAGTGCACTTAATGCggtgtataaattatttttatatatatatataatattcaacaCACTTACATgtatgtattattaaaaatttaaacctAGCCGCGGAcaattaatagaatttataaattaaaacataaataaaaacattgacTTTAGATAACCAACCAAAAAAGATCTTACAAGTTAGTGcactattctttttattatatatacagtaaaacctctataaattaataaccttgggaccatgaaattttattaatttagagagatattaatttatcgataaattaatattttattaattaaaagagagattttttaaattttcagcaaatttagtacatatatattgaaaataaataaattcatatatgtttcattgattatattcaagcaacaattaactattatattcatagacacatgtatcaattcattggaattacttaaatatacatgtttacatcaattcgttgcacttaaataactattataaccaattaaatatattcatgcattatgaatgaaacatatactacataaatctcaatatgataataaaataattcataacacccaaccatgtcttctcatctaaaaggcatcgcaaaattatccatgaatgatcaaatgcgtaaagcattacagatttcatattttagtaaattatcataatatttataattgtaatatttatgaattattaatttagagttttaatgggacctaatatttataaaggaattttctgaaaaattattattttattatcttatcgaatttgatgattttttacaaaggcccaagtcgggaccggaggattttattattttagagagtttattaatttatagagtattaatttatagaggttttactgtactAGCTGTCATGACACACCATTtttacgtgcatataataataacattttatgttgtaaaatatatcataaaaagaaataatataaatttttcatcgttatatttctaaaaaaaagaaaaaaaaatcaaataagggGTATTATtggcataataataaactcgGTGTTGTTGTATCATAACCGCCAtttgtgagagaaaaataccttttctttttatatagtatagatacattattttatttatatatattaaaaaaacctAAAGAGAATAAGAGGATAAAAAACATaggagaaaaaagataaaataagaaaataacttTTATGAGTAAAATAGGTAGTGCGTTTAgtatttaggataaattatattgacatttcTTAAGGTTATGtcgaattatataaatactctGTGTCTTTTGCAAAGTTATAGCTACACAGTCTGAGGGTTGTTAGTATAAgtattgtatttaaatagggggtataattataattacaattataacctTAGGAGGTGTGACTGTAACTTTACCACACATAGAAagtcttatatattttagtagtTGACCCGGTGGATGCCAATTTTTGATACCTTGAGGAGGTCTTTAccatttttaaatcataattatttatattgtaaggaataatttatttcttattagtGCAAGTATGTGTTTGAATAAATTCTGAACTCTTAGACCATTCACAATAAAACCGATATTTcacattattttttcatttattatttgaaattcaatcAAATCCATTTTTGGTAGGAATATTATCTCTATCTTTTTCAGTATACCTTTAAATTGGTATGAGCCAACAAAGAAGGACAAAAGAATccgattttttttgttatgtccGTATTCATAACTCAATTCCTCTTGATAATAttctttcacacacacacacatatatatattgttataaaaataaaaaaattcaggaTGACAGCTCACAAATTCGTCAGAATTGATTGCATCTACACACAGATATGGGCGTACGTTTAGTCTTATCAAACACCTTAGTAAGAATTCAAACTCACATCGTGGATGAATGTAGTAACGTTCGATCTTAACTATTAGACCGCGATAATAATGATCTCAATAGTGATCctttgataatatttaatcGGACTTATATTCGACCAAAAATCGATTTAcgtaatgaaaaatatgtggaaaataattcaattattaaccATTTGCTAACTCAATCCACTCAAAGGCTCCTAATTTTGGCAACTTTTAGCTGCCCAATTTTGAGGGAAATATTTTCACTCTCTTTTGAGCAATTTGCGTCGCAAATTTCATCGTCTTATGATGAAACTGCCAAACCTAATACACGTGTCACGATTGTTCAGAGGTCAAATTCCAAttgtgaattaaaatttattaagcaGTCGGATCAATTTGAAACCACTTCATCATAATGCTGGAAATAATTTGAAGTTGCGAAATATGTTGTTGGGatgtttgcaataatttttatttttatgatgtgaataaattataaaaaagattgtgAATTTGATCGTAATGAAAGTTGggagttaaaaataaaaatgaaagtgaaaaaagagctgatatcaaaatatttgagaaaataatttaatatctaCGATGTTATTTATAAGTTGCAGCAGTTGGTAGagcactacaagaaaatttgatattagtgataaaatattaacggacaattttaaaactatcaCTAAAATTAATGACACAACTATGTGTCACCACTATACACGTGTCACAAATTTCATTACTAGATCGTcgctaaattatatttagcgaTAACTTTATGtgcatttttttgttactaatttGTTATCACGacaatatacatatttttgtcattgaatagatataattaattagcgacattattaaaatcgtgaattgaattcttttgtaactaatattccattttatttttttttagtgcaAAGCTGCTTATAACCTGATTGAAATCAGCTTAACTAAGTATTCACAAGTAAAAGTtgtaaaaaagatatatatatatatatataatttatttttaataataaattgacaaaCACGTATTGTTGGATACACCTCTATATAACTTTGAAACAAGATAATTATCTCTGtaatcaatttgtttaattatttttctgcaCGTgcatattcaaaattattacattttatcaatttgattgattatgtattttttatttaattaaataaattacattctGTAGCATATATTAACTATTTAGTCCTTAGAGTATGacctaataatatataactaCTAAATGGAATTGGATTAAGGAGTTCCATTtcacaaaaaacataaagagttgataaattgctgtattttaaaaaatatagggagataaaaatactaattattattttatacgGCATAATTTGCCCATTCACATTATCATATAGCTcgattgcttgcatttttgcCAGCAAAATGTTGGAACCAAATTCAGAAAACAAACCCGAAACCTAAACCAACCAATAATTCTTTCAAAATCCTAAGTGGACTCAAATCCTACATGGAACAGGCAATTACCAATAACcttttatgtgtatatatatatatacaaacaaaCACATATACATCCGTACATCTGAACTGAACTGAGTTTGTCTCAAGAAAACATATGGCTTCTAACTACGTGAACGGCTCCCCTTTTCCGGCAAGATACACCTTCGCCATTCTCCACAAGTGGCCGGAATCCGACGCCGAGTTCATCCAGTCCATGACCTCCGGTGACGTGGGCAAGGGCGACGCCCAACCCTGCAGGGTGATGGAATGGTTTGCATGCAGGCAGTTGTACTTGAGAAGCTATGTCTTCTCGCGAGAAGAGGATTCTGCGGTCGTGAAGTGCTTCGGCAGGGTTAAAGATAAGGTGGTGGcggagaaaagaaagagaaagtgCGGTGTCGACGGAGGGAGGAAGTCCGGCGGGCTTGTTTTCCGGTGGCTGCTTTCTTGCACCAGCAAGATAGATGTTATTGATTGATGGTAGTGCTTTGCAGAGTTACGTAGGAAATAGGGTATAAAGATTGGagtataataatgtaattagaatatatttgaatagttgatttgaaattatgaaatcaaatttctaataataaagttttaatctgtttgaataattataaatttaaaagatttaagATTTCAGCTTTAATTTTGAATCatatgttttgttgaatgttaataaattttaaattttttcgatataaaattatttaaaattctattttttaatctttccATCAAATCCGAATTTATTAATCGAAATATAGAGATAACTGCTTGAATATtaacatacaatattttcttggtataagaaatttatttatttattgatgaattaattataattacatacaaattttaaatttaaaaaattaatgtatgcCAATTACttaatagatatataattaaaataattataatttaaatagattaataCCTATAGAGTGGTGggacttgaatttatataaaacctcttcattattgattttttttcattgattaCTAATAATGGAATGTGCACCAAAAGGTTGTACTTAAATTGGTGCATTTTGAAGTTAGGGATTTTAAATCTAcaataatagttttatttttaaattatatttgaattaataaatttgaaaaccataactttcaaattcataataatatttcttttagatttgtgtgaataattttaaatttatataattaatacaatttgatgatatttcagatttt includes the following:
- the LOC105170830 gene encoding uncharacterized protein LOC105170830; amino-acid sequence: MASNYVNGSPFPARYTFAILHKWPESDAEFIQSMTSGDVGKGDAQPCRVMEWFACRQLYLRSYVFSREEDSAVVKCFGRVKDKVVAEKRKRKCGVDGGRKSGGLVFRWLLSCTSKIDVID